The following coding sequences are from one Rhipicephalus microplus isolate Deutch F79 chromosome 3, USDA_Rmic, whole genome shotgun sequence window:
- the LOC142803588 gene encoding uncharacterized protein LOC142803588: MDSSTLLRSCFPVSAFYCCTRVTNMEATSAECLQSYPFLKSPESPAVIVWPNLTVPSGYFTDGGILAGDTLLLPMEFYCFPVSAFHCCTRVKNMETTPADCLQSYSFLRSPKAPAVIVWPNLSAPSVYFADGGILAGDTFLLPMGFYCFPVSAFNCCTAARTWRLLLQNASKAIRS; encoded by the exons ATGGATAGCAGCACACTACTCCGGAGCTG CTTCCCCGTGTCGGCCTTCTATTGCTGTACCCGTGTCACGAACATGGAGGCGACTTCTGCAGAATGCCTCCAAAGCTACCCGTTCCTGAAATCACCTGAGTCACCAGCTGTCATCGTATGGCCAAACCTTACGGTACCTTCGGGCTACTTCACTGATGGCGGTATCCTGGCAGGCGACACACTTCTGCTACCTATGGAATTTTATTG CTTCCCCGTGTCGGCCTTTCATTGCTGCACCCGTGTCAAGAACATGGAGACTACTCCCGCAGATTGCCTCCAAAGCTATTCGTTCCTCAGATCACCTAAGGCACCAGCTGTCATCGTATGGCCTAACCTTTCTGCACCTTCGGTCTACTTCGCTGATGGCGGTATCCTGGCAGGCGACACATTTCTGCTTCCTATGGGATTTTATTG CTTCCCCGTGTCGGCCTTTAATTGCTGTACCGCGGCAAGAACATGGAGACTACTCCTGCAGAATGCCTCCAAAGCTATCCGTTCCTGA